The Vidua chalybeata isolate OUT-0048 chromosome 6, bVidCha1 merged haplotype, whole genome shotgun sequence genome has a segment encoding these proteins:
- the GPR135 gene encoding G-protein coupled receptor 135: MRLRMEPAAAVPGNLSRGGGNESGGAAAAGAAGWSAAALASQAAALLLIFALSALGNGAVVLVIARHRQLRTVTNAFVLSLSLSELLGALLCLPLAFLSLLSRPPGAWLFGQRLCLASAALHAGLGIAATLTMALLSFDRYCAIVRQPRHKMGRRRAAQLLAAVWLAALALAGPWYGLAGEGRREARPGAYRCVYVLPWGSSRLGPPYGAALIVLCYLLPFAVMCFCHFNICRAVRLAESRVRPLTTYGHLLRAYGEMRTATTVLIMIVSIICCWGPYCILGLAAAAGRLPFSPTMDAVASGMAWANGAINPLIYAARNPNISVLLRRSREGGYRTRNNMVAYLSVPGRRPEPRSRAERVRERYINRHSGPPGSALSSSSPASGGEVAMWACKTPAVLFCRDGQPDTVSEATLKAKAGAIDTSL; this comes from the coding sequence atGAGGCTGCGCATGGAGCCGGCGGCGGCCGTGCCGGGCAACCTCTCCCGCGGCGGCGGCAACGAgagcggcggggcggcggcggcgggggcagcggggTGGTCGGCGGCGGCGCTGGCCTCGCAAGCGGCCGCGCTGCTGCTCATCTTCGCCCTCTCGGCGCTGGGCAACGGGGCGGTGGTGCTGGTGATCGCCCGGCACCGGCAGCTCCGCACGGTCACCAACGCCTTCGtgctgtcgctgtcgctgtcggAGCTGCTGGGcgccctgctctgcctgccgCTGGCCTTCCTCAGCCTGCTCAGCCGCCCGCCCGGCGCTTGGCTCTTCGGGCAGCGCCTGTGCCTGGCCAGCGCCGCCCTCCACGCCGGGCTGGGCATCGCCGCCACGCTCACCATGGCCCTGCTCTCCTTCGACCGCTACTGTGCCATCGTCCGCCAGCCGCGGCACAAGATGGGCCGGCGCCGCGCCGCGCAGCTGCTGGCCGCGGTGTGGCTGGCCGCCCTGGCGCTGGCCGGGCCCTGGTACGGGCTGGCGGGCGAGGGGCGGCGCGAAGCCCGGCCCGGCGCCTACCGCTGCGTCTACgtgctgccctggggctccTCGCGGCTCGGGCCGCCCTACGGCGCCGCCCTCATCGTGCTCTGCTACCTCCTGCCCTTCGCCGTCATGTGCTTCTGCCACTTCAACATCTGCCGGGCGGTGCGGCTGGCCGAGAGCCGCGTGCGGCCGCTCACCACCTACGGGCACCTGCTGCGCGCCTACGGGGAGATGCGCACGGCCACCACCGTCCTCATCATGATCGTCTCCATcatctgctgctgggggccCTACTGCATCCTGGGGctggccgccgccgccggccgcctGCCCTTCTCGCCCACCATGGACGCCGTGGCCAGCGGGATGGCCTGGGCCAACGGCGCCATCAACCCCCTCATCTACGCCGCCCGTAACCCCAACATCTCGGTGCTGCTGCGGCGCAGCCGGGAGGGCGGCTACAGGACTAGGAACAACATGGTCGCCTACCTGTCGGTGCCGGGCCGCCGGCCGGAGCCCCGGAGCCGGGCTGAGCGGGTCCGGGAACGCTACATCAATCGGCACAGCGGCCCCCCGGGCAGCGCCCTGTCCTCCTCCAGCCCGGCCAGCGGGGGAGAGGTGGCCATGTGGGCCTGCAAGACTCCCGCTGTGCTCTTCTGTCGCGACGGGCAGCCGGACACTGTCTCTGAGGCCACCCTGAAGGCCAAAGCAGGCGCCATCGACACCAGCCTCTGA